The following proteins are encoded in a genomic region of Montipora foliosa isolate CH-2021 chromosome 8, ASM3666993v2, whole genome shotgun sequence:
- the LOC138013039 gene encoding protein NLRC5-like, which translates to MDFLREALTPKTFNKISYVLVLLWIFLGLAATGIFSELEISEPRFDFGCDVKTGSDKDFIRRKCFDQYQKKINKLGIPPYAFIIVNFSSISIVSLVYSQYVKSTVHRLESGYEDAERERRNPRRRRRLFAAYFFQLAAKFSLGIMFFVFLETDLLYPGTFPVDFTCLIKKRNDSGNLFANQTQSTVHECISERARNKNIWINAVTVVNGIFALFAFVEILWILSRAKKGRTFMDNGKFYADHLRSNSEGVSIQNVPSPVNTGEAEQEMPLENSELPRERLELTEAIEKMKDDCLNITKELTDLNQPFGRNPGEGLTPNHLNIDQIFVNVAMHEGRADHVFAKDRSEQLKEYPPDSKNCFYAKPEDLIDKEHKNVLVVGRPGIGKTLLSTMIARMWASGEAFSGDQDDKTNIVVVFLMKFRRFASNLVLSLHEMLAKAETVENLHELVWDFVINNPSRVLFIFDGVDEYSAKEDIARKDHTCYKNGLEEKMPVSALFHKLARGQLLRGLNIITTTRPTAVPCIADVKFDRTVEILGFTSEKVEEYVEKFTQGVRDAKEKIWGHIKSNMNLFSLCYIPVNCFLICSCLWEIISLTDTTHTDTLPTRLTDIYAMVVKIFFFKHNRQSSAQDNQSLKDYMYLPFNKLPNGHKEIFKRLGEIAFEGIKQGRLLLESSEVSGLEDCGLLHRLPDAKSRFNEPPKAQYCFTHLTLQEFFAAKNLVESLNKRELENFVSEHINDGAWQMVLQFVAGLLGSDPETKSSNSDIFIKLLPMSTEEKSERDMMRDYWSPETKTLTCWPAYKDRHLALNLCKCLYEIDDEKQQAVLQNKIEQIGFNAVAFYGCSLGPVDFAAVSHFLENASGVLSMNLKWNSLGSLGAKEVQKFLVNTGCKLNSLNLAANMLTDEGAEHLSAALKDSNCKLNSLNLMANNITNKDAFRNSVKHINCKVSV; encoded by the coding sequence ATGGATTTTTTAAGGGAAGCGTTGACTCCCAAAACTTTTAATAAGATCAGTTATGTGCTCGTTTTACTTTGGATTTTTCTTGGTTTGGCAGCGACTGGGATATTTTCAGAGTTGGAAATCAGTGAACCCAGGTTCGACTTTGGCTGCGATGTGAAAACCGGCAGCGACAAGGATTTCATCCGAAGAAAGTGCTTCGACCAGTaccaaaagaaaatcaacaaactcGGCATTCCTCCCTATGCCTTCATCATTGTTAATTTCTCCTCGATTTCCATTGTGTCCCTCGTATACTCGCAGTACGTCAAGTCAACAGTTCATAGACTCGAGAGCGGTTACGAAGATGCCGAACGAGAGCGGAGGAATCCAAGACGAAGGCGTCGGCTTTTTGCCGcatatttttttcaacttgccgCAAAATTTAGTCTGGGGATAATGTTCTTTGTGTTCCTCGAGACCGACTTACTTTATCCCGGAACTTTCCCCGTGGATTTTACTTGTCTCATTAAAAAACGTAATGATTCGGGGAATCTATTTGCGAACCAGACACAATCAACAGTTCACGAATGTATCAGTGAGAGAGCAAGGAATAAGAATATCTGGATCAATGCTGTGACAGTCGTTAACGGCATTTTTGCACTTTTTGCTTTCGTGGAGATTCTCTGGATCTTATCACGAGCTAAGAAAGGAAGAACCTTTATGGACAATGGAAAGTTTTATGCTGATCATTTGAGATCGAACTCGGAAGGCGTCAGTATCCAGAATGTTCCTTCGCCAGTTAATACGGGCGAAGCGGAACAGGAAATGCCTTTGGAAAACTCAGAACTCCCACGAGAGCGACTTGAACTAACAGAAGCCATTGAAAAAATGAAGGATGATTGCTTAAATATCACAAAGGAACTGACTGATCTTAACCAACCCTTTGGACGTAACCCAGGCGAAGGCCTGACACCCAATCATCTTAACATTGATCAAATCTTTGTCAATGTGGCAATGCATGAAGGCAGAGCTGATCATGTCTTTGCTAAAGACAGAAGCGAACAACTTAAAGAATACCCGCCCGATTCCAAGAACTGTTTCTATGCCAAGCCAGAAGATCTTATTGACAAAGAACACAAGAACGTCCTTGTTGTTGGACGTCCTGGCATAGGAAAGACATTGCTCAGCACAATGATTGCTCGAATGTGGGCATCTGGTGAAGCGTTCAGTGGAGATCAGGatgacaaaacaaacattgttgTCGTGTTCCTCATGAAATTCAGGCGCTTTGCAAGCAATCTAGTGCTTAGTCTCCATGAAATGTTAGCTAAGGCAGAAACAGTTGAGAACTTACATGAACTTGTGTGGGATTTCGTCATTAACAACCCAAGCcgagttctttttatttttgacGGAGTCGATGAATATTCTGCGAAAGAGGATATCGCTAGGAAAGACCACACATGTTACAAGAATGGCTTGGAGGAGAAGATGCCCGTTTCCGCTTTATTTCACAAACTAGCCAGAGGACAACTTCTTCGTGGTCTAAACATAATCACAACAACAAGACCAACGGCAGTGCCCTGTATTGCAGATGTGAAGTTTGATAGAACAGTCGAAATCCTCGGATTTACGTCCGAAAAGGTTGAAGAATATGTCGAGAAGTTTACACAAGGAGTTCGCGACGCAAAGGAGAAAATTTGGGGACACATTAAGTCGAACATGAACCTGTTTTCATTGTGCTACATTCCAGTGAACTGTTTTCTCATTTGTTCTTGTCTTTGGGAAATTATCAGTCTTACTGACACAACACACACTGACACCCTCCCTACAAGATTGACTGATATTTACGCGATGGTTGTaaagattttcttttttaagcaCAATCGGCAAAGCAGCGCTCAAGATAACCAGAGTCTCAAAGATTACATGTACTTGCCGTTTAACAAGCTCCCAAATGGTCACAAAGAAATTTTCAAGAGACTCGGGGAAATTGCTTTTGAGGGAATAAAACAAGGAAGATTGCTGTTGGAGTCAAGCGAAGTCAGTGGACTGGAAGACTGTGGACTTCTTCACAGATTGCCAGACGCCAAATCCCGTTTTAATGAGCCGCCGAAAGCCCAATACTGCTTTACACACTTAACGCTGCAGGAATTCTTCGCTGCAAAAAATCTTGTGGAGTCCTTGAATAAACGAGAACTCGAAAACTTTGTGTCAGAACACATTAACGATGGTGCGTGGCAAATGGTGCTGCAGTTTGTGGCTGGATTACTCGGATCTGATCCAGAAACAAAGAGCTCAAACAGCGACATTTTTATCAAACTGCTTCCAATGTCGACTGAGGAGAAATCCGAACGGGATATGATGAGGGATTACTGGTCACCAGAGACAAAAACACTGACCTGTTGGCCAGCTTATAAAGACAGACACCTAGCACTGAACTTATGTAAGTGTTTGTACGAGATTGATGATGAAAAACAGCAGGCAgtgttacaaaacaaaattgagcAAATTGGCTTTAACGCCGTAGCTTTTTATGGCTGTTCACTCGGGCCTGTTGACTTTGCTGCTGTCTCGCATTTCTTAGAAAATGCTTCGGGAGTTTTGAGTATGAATTTGAAGTGGAATTCTCTTGGTTCATTGGGTGCAAAAGAAGTGCAAAAGTTTCTTGTCAATACTGGATGCAAACTAAACAGCTTAAACCTCGCAGCTAACATGTTAACTGATGAAGGAGCCGAGCATTTATCAGCAGCACTAAAGGACAGtaattgcaaactaaacagcTTAAACCTCATGGCTAACAATATAACTAATAAAGACGCCTTCCGTAACTCAGTGAAGCATATTAATTGCAAAGTTTCAGTTTGA